The genomic region CGGCGGAGGGCAGGGCGGAAGCGGGGGCGCTCCTTCTGCGCACCCACACCTCGCCCGGCCAGATCCGCTACATGCGGGCGCACGCGCCCCGCCTCCCCGTCCGCATGATCTCGCCGGGCAGGGTCTACCGCCGCGACGACGACGCGCGCCACTCGCCGGTCTTCCACCAGGTCGAGGGGCTGGCGGTGGACCGCGGCGTGAGCATGGCCGACCTGAAGGGGACGCTGGAGGCGCTGGCGCGCGGCCTCTTCGGCGCCCGGACCCGGATCCGGCTGCGCCCGAGCTACTTCCCGTTCACCGAACCCAGCGTGGAGGTGGACGTCACCTGCACCATCTGCGGCGGCGAGGGCTGTACCGTCTGCGGCACGGGCTGGCTGGAGATCCTGGGCGCCGGCATGGTCCACCCGGTGGTGCTCCGCAACGGCGGCTACGACCCGGAGGAAGCGAGCGGTTTCGCCTTCGGCCTCGGCATCGAGCGGGTCGCCATGCTCCTCTACCGGATCGAGAACATCCGCCTGCTCTACCGGAACGACCTGCGCTGGCTCGAGCCGTTCCGCGGGGGGAGGGCCGTGGATGCGCGTTGACTGGCTCTGGTTGAAGGAGTTCGTGCTGCCGCCGGTGGGGCCCGAGGAGCTGGCCCGTCTCCTGCCCCTGCAGGGGCTGGAGGTGGCCGCCCTCGAGCTGGGTCCCCGCGGCTGGGAGGGGGTGCGGGTGGCACGGGTGGTGGCGGTGGAGCCCCACCCGGACGCCGACCAGCTCCGCGTCTGCCGCCTGGAGGCCGGGCTGGGCCGGACGGTCCAGGTGGTCTCCGGCGCCCCCAACCTGCGCGCCGGCATGCTCGCCGTCTGGGCGCCCCCGGGCAGCCGGCTGCCCGGGCGGAGCGAGCCCCTGGCGGCGGTCCGCTTCCGCGGCGTCCTCTCGGAGGGGATGCTCTGCGCGGGCGACGAGCTGGGCCTGCCCGGCGGCGACCACGGGGGGGTCCTGGAGCTGGCCGGGGGCGAGCCGGGGGAACCGGCGGAGCGGCGGCTGCCCGCCGGCGACGCGGTGCTGGAGCTGGAGCTGACGCCGAACTACGCGGTCCACTGCCAGAGCGTGCTGGGCGTCGCCCGGGAGGTGGCCGCCCGGTTCGGCCTGCCCCTTCCTGCCGGGCGGGCCCCCGAAGTCGACTGGGCTGCCCTGACCGCGAGCCCGGAGGCACCCGTCATCGAGCTGGAGGCCCCGGACGGCTGCGGCCGCTACGTGGCGCTGCTCCTGGAGGGGGTGCGGCCGCTCCCCTCGCCGGCCGAGGTCCAGCGGCGGCTCCGGGCGGCCGGCGTCCGGCCGATCAACGCCCTGGTGGACGCCACCAACTACGTGATGCTGGAGACCGGGCAGCCGCTCCACGCCTTCGACGCGGACCGCCTCGCCTGGCGCGACGGCCGGCCGCTGGTGGGCGTCCGCCGGGCGCGCCCCGGGGAGCGGCTGGTCACGCTGGACGGCGCCGAGCGGGAGCTGTCCCGGGAGGACCTGGTGATCGCCAGCGGCGAGCGGCCGGTGGGCCTGGCGGGAGTCATGGGCGGGGCCGGGAGCCAGGTGGACGAGGGCACCCGGCGGATCCTCCTGGAGTCGGCCTGGTTCGAACCGCGGAGCATCCGCCGGACCTCGCGCCGGCTCGGCCTGGCCACGGAGGCGGCCGGCCGCTTCGAGAAGGGCGTCGACCCGGCGCTCCAGAGGGCGGCGGCGCTGCGCGCGGCCGAGCTCGTGGCCGCCTGGACGGGTGGCCGCCTGGTGGCGGCGGCGGAGGCGGCGGGGAGACTGCCGGAAGAGCGGACCGTCCGCTGGCGGCCCGAGCGGACGCGTTCGCTCCTGGGCGCGGAGATCGAACCCGGGGAGCAGCGGGACCTCCTGGAGCGGCTCGGCTTCCGGGTGGAGGAGGAGGCAGGGGCGGGGGGCGGGTCGGCCTTCCTGGTGCGCGTCCCCAGCTGGCGCGGCGACGTCGAGGGCGAGGCGGACCTGGCCGAGGAGGTGGCGCGGCTGGCGGGCTACGAGCGGATCCCGTCGCGTCTGGCGGTGACGCCCGCCCACCTGCCCGAGCCCGACCGGCCGGGCCGGCTGCGCAGGCTGGTCCGGGAGACGCTGGTGGGCGCGGGGCTGACGGAGGCGGTCGGCTACCCCCTGCAGGGGGAGGAGCGCCTCCGCACGCTGGGCTT from Bacillota bacterium harbors:
- the pheS gene encoding phenylalanine--tRNA ligase subunit alpha, which codes for MNEGVGEKGVEALAEEALAQVAQASSPEEVERVRVAFLGRKGRLAEAFRRLPSLPAEERRDYGQRLNRVKSRIEEALRGRAEELERSRLEARLAGERVDVTLPGVRPPLGAFHPLRLAEERVESIMESLGYEIWEGPEVESDELNFTALNIPPDHPARDMQDTFYLEEPAEGRAEAGALLLRTHTSPGQIRYMRAHAPRLPVRMISPGRVYRRDDDARHSPVFHQVEGLAVDRGVSMADLKGTLEALARGLFGARTRIRLRPSYFPFTEPSVEVDVTCTICGGEGCTVCGTGWLEILGAGMVHPVVLRNGGYDPEEASGFAFGLGIERVAMLLYRIENIRLLYRNDLRWLEPFRGGRAVDAR
- the pheT gene encoding phenylalanine--tRNA ligase subunit beta, with the protein product MRVDWLWLKEFVLPPVGPEELARLLPLQGLEVAALELGPRGWEGVRVARVVAVEPHPDADQLRVCRLEAGLGRTVQVVSGAPNLRAGMLAVWAPPGSRLPGRSEPLAAVRFRGVLSEGMLCAGDELGLPGGDHGGVLELAGGEPGEPAERRLPAGDAVLELELTPNYAVHCQSVLGVAREVAARFGLPLPAGRAPEVDWAALTASPEAPVIELEAPDGCGRYVALLLEGVRPLPSPAEVQRRLRAAGVRPINALVDATNYVMLETGQPLHAFDADRLAWRDGRPLVGVRRARPGERLVTLDGAERELSREDLVIASGERPVGLAGVMGGAGSQVDEGTRRILLESAWFEPRSIRRTSRRLGLATEAAGRFEKGVDPALQRAAALRAAELVAAWTGGRLVAAAEAAGRLPEERTVRWRPERTRSLLGAEIEPGEQRDLLERLGFRVEEEAGAGGGSAFLVRVPSWRGDVEGEADLAEEVARLAGYERIPSRLAVTPAHLPEPDRPGRLRRLVRETLVGAGLTEAVGYPLQGEERLRTLGFDPAGCPRLANPITREQAYLEPSLLPSLVESAEENRRQGRDEWALFEIGRRFARSEPGGVVERMAVGFLVRGRLAASWAEPGRPADFFTGKGLVEALLERLAIREVRFVRGGPAALHPGRAAELREAGGEGRLLGWVGELHPAVGRALDWPEGVVAGELDLDALLPLAQPPREPGPLPRYPGVARDLSLVVPEEEPAEKVAEAIRQAAGPWLDQLRLFDVYHGEEVGAGRKSLAFSLTYRAPDRTLSDEEVAGVHEAVRRRLKEEGAQLRS